The following are encoded together in the Phaseolus vulgaris cultivar G19833 chromosome 9, P. vulgaris v2.0, whole genome shotgun sequence genome:
- the LOC137820349 gene encoding UDP-rhamnose/UDP-galactose transporter 6-like, with translation MSSVSKGDRKASLDAASWLFNVVTSVGIILVNKALMATYGFSFATTLTGLHFATTTLLTLILKSLGYIQTSHLPLSDIIKFVLFANFSIVGMNVSLMWNSVGFYQIAKLSMIPVSCFLEVVLDNVRYSRDTKLSIVLVLLGVAVCTVTDVSVNAKGFIAALIAVWSTALQQYYVHYLQRKYSIGSFNLLGHTAPAQAGSLLLVGPFLDYWLTGKRVDAYGYGLTSTLFIILSCTIAVGTNLSQFICIGRFTAVTFQVLGHMKTILVLILGFILFGKEGLNLHVVLGMIVAIAGMVWYGNASSKPGGKERRSFSLPKTQDYSSLPVSSEPDPKV, from the exons ATGTCTTCTGTAAGCAAGGGTGATAGGAAGGCTTCTCTTGATGCAGCATCATGGTTGTTCAATGTGGTCACGTCTGTGGGAATAATCCTCGTGAATAAGGCCCTGATGGCTACATATGGTTTCAGTTTTG CTACTACTTTAACTGGTCTGCATTTTGCCACGACAACTTTGTTGACGCTGATTCTTAAATCGCTGGGATATATTCAGACCTCTCATCTTCCATTATCTGATATAATCAAATTTGTATTATTTGCAAATTTCTCCATCGTTGGGATGAATGTGAGTTTAATGTGGAATTCAGTTGGTTTCTATCAG ATTGCTAAGCTAAGCATGATTCCAGTATCCTGTTTTCTGGAGGTTGTCTTGGACAATGTACGATATTCAAGGGACACAAAGCTTAGTATTGTTTTGGTtttgcttggtgttgctgtctGTACAGTCACCGATGTCAGCGTCAATGCAAAGGGTTTTATTGCTGCTTTAATAGCAGTTTGGAGCACAGCCCTGCAACAGTAT TATGTGCATTATCTTCAGAGGAAGTATTCTATTGGGTCATTTAACTTGTTGGGCCACACAGCACCAGCACAGGCAGGAAGTTTACTGCTAGTAGGCCCCTTTCTGGACTATTGGTTGACAGGCAAACGAGTTGATGCCTATGGATATGGGTTGACATCCACT CTGTTCATCATTCTGTCTTGCACCATTGCAGTAGGGACAAACCTCAGTCAGTTCATCTGCATTGGTAGGTTCACGGCTGTAACATTCCAAGTCCTTGGTCACATGAAGACTATTCTGGTCCTAATCCTGGGATTCATTTTGTTTGGAAAAGAGGGTCTCAATCTACATGTTGTTCTGGGTATGATCGTTGCAATAGCAGGAATGGTCTGGTATGGCAATGCTTCTTCTAAGCCAGGGGGGAAAGAGCGTCGTAGTTTTTCCCTTCCCAAAACACAAGATTATAGTTCACTACCTGTGTCCTCTGAACCAGATCCGAAGGTATAG